A window from Mixophyes fleayi isolate aMixFle1 chromosome 12, aMixFle1.hap1, whole genome shotgun sequence encodes these proteins:
- the INSM2 gene encoding insulinoma-associated protein 2 produces MPRGFLVKRNRRPCGSYRIPFEDTGPPQPLPTPSVVDALEPYTPIMPPRSEAIAGITNKEKQPQIHHEDTQRITNEVSAIKTSGGLEGVEHWTQLPHSPMQPVGLEIKKTFFQRYLSSPATAESFPVASSFTPMEKLLSHHNHFLTPESKSPANLCSREAPRSNKLTLKKHKVSRKLHFADDVTISPVLGLKIKAEEPEAKARSPLVKRPPLGEFICQLCKEQYPDPFALAQHKCSRIVRVEYRCPECDKIFSCPANLASHRRWHKPRTLANDGQVGKKIQIPLEGKENSTGLNATLSLLENSRFQHQQSVDSSQLSDQHLRAGNSSLQSREDNETPVSQSASDEGEEDAFHCPYCYKRFRRHAYLRKHLLTHQHYSPLERGQLTYPCTLCGVHFPSMDIRDKHRLWHAVREELLLPLEEALVAEGGQQIFPCELCPTAFFSSPGLTLHMNKCHSSENRPGPPPQIALGPAC; encoded by the coding sequence ATGCCGAGGGGATTTCTTGTAAAGAGGAACAGGCGACCCTGTGGCTCGTATAGAATTCCTTTTGAGGACACTGGACCTCCCCAACCTCTGCCCACACCATCAGTGGTGGATGCCTTGGAACCCTATACCCCCATCATGCCCCCTAGATCAGAGGCTATAGCAGGAATTACGAACAAGGAAAAGCAGCCACAAATCCATCATGAAGATACACAACGAATAACCAACGAAGTTTCTGCTATCAAAACCAGTGGAGGGTTGGAAGGAGTAGAGCACTGGACCCAGCTTCCCCACAGCCCGATGCAGCCCGTGGGTTTGGAAATAAAGAAAACTTTCTTCCAGAGATATCTCAGTTCTCCGGCTACTGCAGAGTCCTTCCCAGTGGCGTCCTCCTTTACTCCAATGGAGAAGCTTCTCTCTCATCATAACCATTTCCTGACACCTGAATCAAAGTCACCTGCAAACCTGTGTTCTCGGGAAGCTCCAAGATCCAACAAACTCACCCTTAAGAAACATAAAGTCAGCAGGAAGTTGCACTTTGCGGATGATGTGACCATTTCTCCTGTGCTGGGATTAAAGATCAAAGCGGAGGAACCAGAAGCCAAAGCCCGCAGCCCCCTGGTCAAGCGCCCCCCGCTTGGGGAGTTTATCTGTCAGCTGTGTAAAGAGCAATACCCGGACCCTTTTGCATTAGCTCAGCACAAGTGCTCCAGGATTGTCCGTGTTGAATACAGATGCCCAGAGTGTGATAAGATATTCAGCTGCCCTGCAAATCTGGCTTCGCATAGAAGGTGGCATAAGCCCAGGACATTGGCAAATGATGGGCAAGTGGGGAAGAAGATTCAGATCCCACTGGAGGGTAAAGAGAACAGCACCGGTCTCAACGCAACACTGAGCTTGTTAGAGAACTCACGCTTTCAGCACCAGCAGAGTGTGGACAGCTCTCAGCTCTCCGATCAGCACCTGCGAGCAGGGAACAGCTCTTTACAGAGCAGAGAGGACAACGAGACTCCAGTGTCTCAAAGCGCCTCAGACGAGGGCGAGGAAGACGCCTTTCACTGCCCGTACTGTTACAAGAGGTTCCGCAGACATGCGTATCTACGCAAACACCTGCTCACTCACCAGCATTACAGCCCATTGGAGAGGGGGCAGCTCACCTACCCCTGCACCCTCTGTGGAGTTCATTTCCCTTCCATGGACATTAGAGACAAACACAGACTGTGGCACGCAGTGAGAGAGGAGCTTCTTCTCCCTCTGGAAGAGGCTCTGGTGGCTGAAGGTGGACAGCAAATATTTCCCTGTGAACTTTGTCCTACTGCTTTCTTTAGCTCTCCTGGGCTCACCCTACACATGAACAAGTGTCATTCATCCGAGAACAGACCAGGTCCCCCGCCACAGATTGCGCTCGGACCTGCCTGTTGA